DNA from Rubripirellula lacrimiformis:
CCTCGACAATCGTGACCAAGTAACCCAAGTCGCAAGCATCGCGGACGGTCGTCTCCACACATTCATTGGTGTAAACGCCAACGACGAACAGCGACTCGATCCCCAAGTTTTTCAAGACGTAGTGCAGATTTGTCGACGAGAAAACGCCACTGGCGGTCTTGTTGATCACGATCTCGTCGCCGCCTTCCAGCGGTGCGACCTGTTCCACGAACTCGGCTTCGCGTGACCCCGGCGCAGCCAACAAGTTCAATCGCTTGTGCCCCTTTCCACGATCGCGACCATCGCGAGTGAGCGACTGGATCCGCGTGTGGATGACTTCCATTTCGTGCCGGCGGAATGCGTCCTGGACCGCACGAACGTTGGGCAGAACCAGCGAATCAAGTCGATCGAAATAGTACTTCTGGTCCTCGTGCGACACACCGCTGTTGTCGGCATCTTCGAACACACCACAACCGGGAACGGCATCAAGTTTTTGAAGGTCGATCGACAGCAGCGCCGTTTTCCCTTTGACCAGGAACTCGTTGTGCGCCGGGTTATCGATGAACGATTCCACATACACCGCGCGCAGCGGATCGACATGTTCAACGTGCTGGGGAACTTGCGATTGCTTATCAGTCATTGAATGATTCGATCCAGTGAGCGTGTGATCATAGGTAGCGAGAACTCCGCAAGCGGTCCGCCGTGGCAGTGATATGTCCCACCGATGGTATCCCCAGACGCGAACGAACACGACCCGACCAGCCATCGATCGTACAACCATTCTGCTCGGCGAGCTTTAAAATCTCGTCGCGTTGTTGCTCGGGGCTTTCTTCCTGCTTGTCGCTCGACATGCGGATGTAGCCAAAGGTCGATCACCGCGTCGGTGGCCCGACGAACGGTTCGGATTTTGATCGGGATGTCTCGACCGTGCTTGGCCCGCAGGTCGGCGTACAACGCTTGCAGGGCATCTTGACCCAACGATGCGGCTTCATCTTTTTCGGCCGCGTCGATCTGCGACATTTTTCTGCCGGTCGTTTGGGTGGCGGCCGGCTTCTTTGCCGAAGCGTTCTTGGTGGCGGTGATCTTGGTCGCTGCGGTGGTTTTCTTCGTTGCCATGTCTGTGTTCCCGTTGTTGGGCGTTTCGAGGTTTCGCGTTGGCCACGGTGGCCACCGTGGCCACCGTGGCCAACGTGGCCACCGTGGCCAACGGGACCACACCGTTACCTCTGTCTCGAAAACACATCCAGCGCTGTTCCGGAGTTTTTCCGAGACCTTTTTTGCGTAGTAATAGCGAAGCGAAATCGCGTCAGGCGTTTCGGCAAAGAGAAATCGCCAATTGCTTCGCGGTGGCAACATCGGCGGGTTTGAATTCCACACCAACCATGGCAGCCAGTCGCTCCACGAGTTGTTCAGGGGCATCGAAGTCCACTTTCTTGATGCAATGCACTTTCGCACCTGACGCCAACTCGTTGATCGCTGAATCGACGCTGCGATCGTGAACCGCTTCGATACCAATGCGTTCATCATCGCCAGCGATGGCGATGAAAGTTGTTTGAGGCCAGGCTGCTTGAACGTCTTTATAAAGCAACGCAAGCTTTCGATGCGTCGCGCCGATCGGCATTTCATTTTTTGCCGCCTTCAAACGTCGATCAGCCCACATCCGAAGATGAGCAACGCGGAACGCTTGGTCGTTAACTAGATTCCAACTCTGCCCCGTGACGAGATGATCGCAAACCGAATCGAAACCGGGGGCGCAGTACGATTCCGGTGCTTCAGCAATGGCCTCCGGCGGACGTGCGGTCCCGAAAGAGATACCCAGACGATGAAGGATTGCCGCAACAATCATACGTTGCCGATGACTGCTGCCGACAACCGCAATGACCGGATGATCGATTCGCAAATCGTAGAACGACCGCGCATCCGGGAAAAAGTTTGCGTCAAGGTGTTTCTGTTTGATGTTGCTAAACCCAGCTTCTTGTCCGATCAGCCAGCGATCAGGACAGTACAAACCGCCATCGAACTCCGCGTGCAATTCACCGAAGCGGTGATCGACGTGATGCTTTTCGCCCCAGGCGTCTCGGTCATGTAAATGAGCGGCGACCATTTGCATTGCAGTGGCACCGCGGAATGCGTAAGCGTGGCTACGATGCGCATTGAACGGCCGGTACACAGGTTCGCTTATTCGAATCGGCAGCCCCTGTTCGCGTTGAATATGTTGACCACCGAGATAGACCCACTGCCAATCGATAGGGAGTTCGCGTTCGAATGCTTTAAAGAGCGTGCTAAATTCAGCATGGCAGAATGCATCATCTTCCATCACCAACAGTGATTGGGCTCCGTCGCTGATCGCCTGCTCAATTACGCACTGGTGTGAACGAAAGCAGCCCCAGGCGGCATCACCAGCCACCCACCAAGGCGGGCAAGGGAGTCGCGAACCATCGAAAGCCGAGAACCGCTCCGGTCGTGGAAAAGGCCAATCGGCAGGCAAAGCCTGATAGAATCGTTCCAACCGCTGGCTATCGCGATCGAGGTTGATCACAACAGCCCGTTCAATCTCCATTTTCATCGATTCGTTCCTCTCCGATCTCTGCACCCATGAAATCACTGGTTTGGCTTGCATCCTATCCGAAGTCGGGCAACACCTGGATGCGTCTGTTATTCGCGGCGTACCAAAAGTCACCGGACGACGAGAAGTTTGAACTCAGCGATGCCTACCACGCCACCATGTCCGAATCACGTCGGCAAGCGTTCGAGCGCATCGCCGGCAAGACAGACCTGACCAATCAAGAGATCGACGAACTACGCGAAGCGGTGCAAATCGACCTTTCAAATCGCGTGCGTCCACCGGTATTGATCAAAACACACAGTGCCCGTGTGCAACACAATGGCTTTCCTATCATTCGCCGTGAACTCACGCTCGGAGCAATCTACATCGTCCGCAACCCGCTGGACGTGGTCGATTCCGTCGGAGACCACTGGGGCGTCGATCACGATCGTGCTATCGCGATGATGAACGATCGCAATCTCACTATCGGCGGCCCCAAACAAGACTTGGTCACGCAGTACCTCGAATCCTGGAGCGGACACGTCACGTCGTGGATTGACCAACGAGCGTTCCCAGTCCATGTCGTCTGCTACGAAGATTTGCTCGCCCGCACCGAAATCACGTTCCGCAATGTCTTGACCTTTCTTGGTTGGGATCCGGACCCCGAGCGAATCGAACGTGCGATCGCGGAGACCGATTTCCGTCGTTTGCAAAAGCGAGAAAAGGAAGCCGGCTTTGGCGAACGAAGCAACAAGAGCAAAAGCGGGACTTTCTTTCGGAGCGGCAAAGCGGAGCGTTGGCGAGAAACGCTTTCCGAGGACCAGGTCAGTCGAGTTGTCGAAGCCCACGCCGGAGTCATGAAGCGATTTTGCTATCAAACGATCGTTGCTGCTCGCGAATCCATGGATTAGGCGGTCTCAATTCAACCCGCAGATAAATGTTTGCACGGCCTGGCAAACTTCGATACGTTTGTAGGGGTTGAAGCAGTTAAGCAGAGCGACTCTTCGAAGACCACGGCACGCGCACAAGGGGCAGAGCATTGGGATCACGCAACGGAATTCCAGCAAACGGCTCGAACAACAGCCCTCGCCGCTCCCGCAAGCGCCGTCTACGCGTCGAGACGCTGCAATCGCGGCGTTTGTTCGCTGCTGACCTTGCTGTCGCAACCGCAACGGCTACGCCGACAAACGTGGCCCGCGAGATCCGGCCGGACGTCAACGGCGACGGCTTTGTGTCGCCGGTCGACGTTTTACAGGTCATCAACGTTCTGGCCGACAGCACGCGGTTCGAGGACAACCCGTATGCCGATGCGAATCAGGACGGCGAGGTCACGGTCGATGACGTCGACGCGGTGTTTGGTGCGATGGGTACGGAGACCGAGCCTCGCCTCGGTGTTCTGAATTACACTCCCGAGAGGTTCGAGTCGCAGTCGGCGAACATGGCACCAATGGCTTCGGCGTTCAGCTATTCTCCATCGAGCAGCAACTACGGAACGTCCAGTTCTAGCTATTCCCCGAGTTCGTCAGGTTCGTCATCGGGCTCAACATCAACCAGTACGTCGACAAGCACGCCGACATCGACCTCCACAAGTACAAGTACATCGACATCCACCTGCACATCGACACACACGTCAACTTCGACTTGCACTCATACATCGACCTCAACGAGCACATCAACATCCACACCGACTGGAACTTCGACGAGCACTGGTACATCTACTTCGACTTCAACGAGCACATCGACCGGAACTTCTACCTCGAATACCCCGCCGGTAGCAGTTGATGATGACTTTTACACACTTGACACGGTCAACTTGACTGGGAACGTTCTTGGCAACGATTACGATCCAGATTTCGGTCCCAGTTCAATTCAGGTGTACACATCATCTGCACCTTCACATGGAACGTTGACAATTGATGTCGGCGGTTCCTTCACTTACAACGCGACCGATGGGTACAGCGGTTCAGATTCTTTTGAATACACGATCTACGATGGGGCAGACGAAAGCTACACTGCGACAGTTGAGATTGAGGTTGGTCGCGTCGTGCTCAAAGATGGGGTGTTGGATATCACCGACCAAACCCAAGATGTCTGGGTAAGTGATATCGTCGCCCCGGTTGCAATTT
Protein-coding regions in this window:
- a CDS encoding cysteine hydrolase family protein, producing the protein MTDKQSQVPQHVEHVDPLRAVYVESFIDNPAHNEFLVKGKTALLSIDLQKLDAVPGCGVFEDADNSGVSHEDQKYYFDRLDSLVLPNVRAVQDAFRRHEMEVIHTRIQSLTRDGRDRGKGHKRLNLLAAPGSREAEFVEQVAPLEGGDEIVINKTASGVFSSTNLHYVLKNLGIESLFVVGVYTNECVETTVRDACDLGYLVTIVEDCCATVTPELHAASLATLRDRYARVITHDEAIATINRLVPTSIHR
- a CDS encoding glycosyltransferase family 25 protein, whose product is MKMEIERAVVINLDRDSQRLERFYQALPADWPFPRPERFSAFDGSRLPCPPWWVAGDAAWGCFRSHQCVIEQAISDGAQSLLVMEDDAFCHAEFSTLFKAFERELPIDWQWVYLGGQHIQREQGLPIRISEPVYRPFNAHRSHAYAFRGATAMQMVAAHLHDRDAWGEKHHVDHRFGELHAEFDGGLYCPDRWLIGQEAGFSNIKQKHLDANFFPDARSFYDLRIDHPVIAVVGSSHRQRMIVAAILHRLGISFGTARPPEAIAEAPESYCAPGFDSVCDHLVTGQSWNLVNDQAFRVAHLRMWADRRLKAAKNEMPIGATHRKLALLYKDVQAAWPQTTFIAIAGDDERIGIEAVHDRSVDSAINELASGAKVHCIKKVDFDAPEQLVERLAAMVGVEFKPADVATAKQLAISLCRNA
- a CDS encoding sulfotransferase domain-containing protein, producing MKSLVWLASYPKSGNTWMRLLFAAYQKSPDDEKFELSDAYHATMSESRRQAFERIAGKTDLTNQEIDELREAVQIDLSNRVRPPVLIKTHSARVQHNGFPIIRRELTLGAIYIVRNPLDVVDSVGDHWGVDHDRAIAMMNDRNLTIGGPKQDLVTQYLESWSGHVTSWIDQRAFPVHVVCYEDLLARTEITFRNVLTFLGWDPDPERIERAIAETDFRRLQKREKEAGFGERSNKSKSGTFFRSGKAERWRETLSEDQVSRVVEAHAGVMKRFCYQTIVAARESMD